The following are from one region of the Actinoplanes sp. L3-i22 genome:
- the ribA gene encoding GTP cyclohydrolase II yields the protein MLKATVRRQVTVPLRFSDGYATTAQVMTFDGLADGREHLALGLGDWRRALTKSAAGGRAPMVRPHSECLTGDVFGSQRCDCGPQLREAAERITEQGGFLLYLRQEGRGIGLYAKLDAYALQDDGLDTYEANVALGRGEDERDYTVAAQMLLAVGADRIRLLSNNPDKCVQLDALGIEVTQRIPTGVHLSAANVRYLRSKASHTSHTIELPLAE from the coding sequence CCACCACCGCCCAGGTGATGACCTTCGACGGTCTCGCCGACGGCCGTGAGCATCTCGCGCTGGGCCTCGGCGACTGGCGGCGGGCGCTGACCAAGTCGGCCGCGGGTGGGCGGGCGCCGATGGTCCGCCCGCACAGCGAGTGCCTGACCGGCGACGTGTTCGGCAGCCAGCGCTGCGACTGCGGCCCGCAGTTGCGCGAGGCCGCCGAGCGGATCACCGAGCAGGGCGGGTTCCTGCTGTACCTGCGCCAGGAGGGGCGGGGCATCGGGCTGTACGCCAAGCTGGACGCGTACGCGCTGCAGGACGACGGCCTGGACACGTACGAGGCGAACGTCGCGCTGGGCCGGGGCGAGGACGAGCGGGACTACACGGTCGCCGCGCAGATGCTCCTCGCGGTCGGCGCCGACCGGATCCGGCTGCTCAGCAACAACCCGGACAAATGCGTGCAGCTCGATGCGCTGGGCATCGAGGTGACCCAGCGGATCCCGACCGGTGTGCACCTGTCCGCGGCAAATGTCCGCTACCTGCGGTCCAAGGCGTCGCACACCTCGCACACGATTGAACTGCCCCTGGCAGAGTGA
- the recQ gene encoding DNA helicase RecQ yields MTSAPPIPVSDAVDALNRVFGYPEFRGQQREIVEHVIGGGDALVLMPTGGGKSLCYQIPALVRPGTGVVISPLIALMQDQVDALRTLGVRAGFLNSTQDYDERRLVEAEFVGGELDLLYVAPEGLGTPGVQRLLDRGDISLFAIDEAHCVAQWGHDFRPDYLSLSMLHERWPDVPRIALTATATTATRDEIAERLRLNDARHFTASFDRPNIQYRIVGKNEPKRQLLELLRTEHAGDAGIVYCLSRASVEKHAEFLSANGIPALPYHAGLSAQTRYENQSRFLREDGLVMVATIAFGMGIDKPDVRFVAHLDLPKSVEGYYQETGRAGRDGLPSTAWLSYGLQDVVQLRKMIDSSDGDLNYRRNANRHLDAMLALCETVTCRRTRLLAYFDQEAPATRCGNCDTCLTPPESWDGTVPAQKLLSTVFRLKKERNQKFGAGQSIDILLGKRTDKVTQFRHDELSVFGIGADLRDTEWRGVVRQLLAGGYLAVEGEYSTLVLTETSGVVLRGEVTLMMRREIPTQRLRGGGSASSSSRSRTPAAAPADFPAEAEPLFESLRAWRASVAKEQAIPPYVIFHDKTLRAIATLEPSSLDQLGTVSGVGQSKLTKFGADVLAVVRGETPPSALPDPDLGPDPEPDLIPDADL; encoded by the coding sequence GTGACTTCCGCTCCCCCGATCCCAGTGTCCGACGCCGTCGACGCGCTCAACCGCGTCTTCGGCTATCCGGAGTTCCGTGGTCAGCAGCGCGAGATCGTCGAGCACGTGATCGGCGGCGGCGACGCGCTCGTGCTGATGCCGACCGGCGGCGGCAAGTCGCTGTGCTATCAGATCCCGGCGCTGGTCCGGCCCGGCACCGGCGTGGTCATCTCGCCGCTGATCGCGCTGATGCAGGACCAGGTCGACGCGCTGCGCACGCTCGGCGTCCGGGCCGGCTTCCTCAACTCGACGCAGGACTACGACGAGCGCCGCCTGGTCGAGGCCGAGTTCGTCGGCGGCGAGCTGGACCTGCTCTACGTCGCGCCGGAAGGGCTCGGCACCCCCGGCGTGCAGCGGCTGCTCGACCGCGGCGACATCTCGCTGTTCGCGATCGACGAGGCGCACTGCGTCGCCCAGTGGGGCCACGACTTCCGGCCCGACTATCTCTCCCTGTCGATGCTGCACGAGCGCTGGCCGGACGTGCCGCGGATCGCGCTGACCGCCACCGCGACCACCGCCACCCGCGACGAGATCGCCGAGCGCCTGCGGCTCAACGACGCCCGGCACTTCACCGCGAGCTTCGACCGCCCCAACATCCAGTACCGGATCGTCGGCAAGAACGAGCCGAAACGGCAGCTGCTCGAGCTGCTCCGCACCGAGCACGCCGGGGACGCCGGCATCGTCTACTGCCTCTCCCGGGCCTCGGTGGAGAAACACGCCGAGTTCCTGTCCGCCAACGGCATCCCCGCGCTGCCCTACCACGCCGGCCTCAGCGCCCAGACCCGGTACGAGAACCAGTCCCGGTTCCTCCGGGAGGACGGCCTGGTCATGGTCGCCACCATCGCCTTCGGCATGGGCATCGACAAACCCGACGTGCGCTTCGTCGCCCATCTGGACCTGCCGAAGTCCGTCGAGGGCTACTACCAGGAGACCGGCCGCGCCGGCCGGGACGGCCTGCCCTCGACCGCCTGGCTCTCCTACGGGCTGCAGGACGTGGTCCAGCTGCGCAAGATGATCGACAGCTCGGACGGGGACCTCAACTACCGCCGCAACGCCAACCGGCACCTGGACGCGATGCTCGCGCTGTGCGAGACGGTCACCTGCCGGCGCACCCGGCTGCTGGCCTACTTCGATCAGGAGGCGCCGGCCACCCGGTGCGGCAACTGCGACACCTGCCTGACCCCGCCGGAGTCCTGGGACGGCACGGTGCCCGCGCAGAAACTGCTCTCCACGGTGTTCCGGCTGAAGAAGGAGCGCAACCAGAAGTTCGGCGCCGGCCAGTCCATCGACATCCTGCTCGGCAAGCGCACCGACAAGGTCACCCAGTTCCGGCACGACGAGCTGAGCGTCTTCGGGATCGGCGCCGACCTGCGGGACACCGAGTGGCGCGGGGTGGTCCGGCAACTGCTGGCCGGGGGCTACCTGGCGGTCGAGGGGGAATACAGCACGCTGGTCCTCACCGAGACCAGCGGTGTGGTGCTGCGCGGCGAGGTGACCCTGATGATGCGCCGCGAGATCCCGACCCAGCGGCTCCGCGGCGGCGGCTCGGCGTCGTCGTCCTCGCGGTCGCGCACGCCGGCGGCGGCGCCCGCCGACTTCCCGGCCGAGGCCGAGCCGCTCTTCGAGAGCCTGCGGGCGTGGCGGGCCTCGGTCGCCAAGGAGCAGGCCATCCCGCCTTACGTGATCTTCCACGACAAGACGTTGCGGGCGATCGCGACGCTGGAGCCGTCGTCCCTCGACCAGTTGGGCACGGTGAGCGGCGTCGGCCAGAGCAAACTCACCAAGTTCGGCGCCGACGTGCTCGCCGTGGTCCGCGGCGAGACCCCGCCCTCAGCCCTCCCCGACCCTGACCTCGGCCCGGACCCGGAGCCCGACCTCATCCCCGACGCCGACCTCTGA
- a CDS encoding SpoIIE family protein phosphatase, which produces MTDEHIPEAGDIAALVAAVDQLPFIVILFEGPELLTVGANAATRAVLPGREVIGRPCREVLGDLAGQQFLDVFHEVYRTGETVAGRQWRVHLDQPDGSVHEIFVTFTIMPWRAADGSLIGVIGAAFDVTEMARVRQAAEAEAAQLRRRYERSRDVITELQRELLPPGLPVLPGLQIAASYLLADADTAAGGDWFDAVARSDGRVALVVGDVVGHGITASGAMGQLRAVLQERLDSGATPAEALAAADRFAGRMRAAHATTVCLAELDPANGELTYCTAGHPPPLVVGADGSTRFLPVTGGGPLGTGGGFPVRQDRLEPGDLLLLYSDGILERPLAGPESATELARVAADAAAGRALRESGTAAVERVCGQAIELLVRAGGHADDITLLAAQRIEPVPALVLDLPPDPAELRGARARLQAWLLELGAAEQDIFVLQHALGELATNAIEHAQGQHPIEVRAVLTPTGRVEATVTDHGGWRTPERQPIRGRGLALTTQLVESLRVEPGAHGTVATVRHPLSRPARLLTSFDDAPVRSTEVPDMLVAELPGDNEAQVRVDGPIDLTSAPRMQVELLRRSRGGTVPMTVDLTGVTHLASAGVSALYQIAEHHHDQKATLTLIASPDSPARQILDLVGLPVTP; this is translated from the coding sequence GTGACGGACGAGCACATTCCGGAAGCGGGCGACATCGCGGCGTTGGTGGCCGCGGTCGACCAGCTGCCGTTCATCGTCATCCTCTTCGAGGGACCCGAGCTGCTGACGGTCGGCGCGAACGCGGCGACCCGCGCGGTGCTGCCCGGCCGGGAGGTGATCGGCCGCCCGTGCCGGGAGGTCCTCGGCGACCTCGCCGGCCAGCAGTTCCTCGACGTGTTCCACGAGGTCTACCGGACCGGTGAGACGGTCGCCGGCCGGCAGTGGCGGGTGCACCTGGACCAGCCGGACGGCTCGGTGCACGAGATCTTCGTGACGTTCACGATCATGCCGTGGCGGGCCGCCGACGGGTCGCTGATCGGCGTGATCGGCGCGGCCTTCGACGTGACCGAGATGGCCCGGGTCCGGCAGGCCGCCGAGGCCGAGGCCGCCCAGCTGCGCCGCCGCTACGAGCGGAGCCGGGACGTGATCACCGAGCTGCAGCGGGAGCTGCTGCCGCCCGGCCTGCCGGTGCTGCCCGGTCTGCAGATCGCGGCCAGCTACCTGCTCGCCGACGCGGACACCGCGGCCGGCGGCGACTGGTTCGACGCGGTGGCCCGCTCCGACGGACGGGTCGCCCTGGTCGTCGGCGACGTGGTCGGGCACGGGATCACCGCGTCCGGGGCGATGGGCCAGCTGCGCGCGGTGCTGCAGGAACGCCTCGACTCCGGGGCCACGCCGGCCGAGGCGCTGGCCGCCGCGGACCGGTTCGCCGGGCGGATGCGGGCGGCGCACGCGACCACCGTCTGCCTGGCCGAGCTGGACCCGGCGAACGGGGAGTTGACGTACTGCACCGCCGGGCATCCGCCGCCGCTGGTGGTCGGCGCCGACGGGTCGACCCGGTTCCTGCCGGTGACCGGGGGCGGGCCGCTGGGCACCGGCGGCGGCTTCCCCGTCCGGCAGGACCGGCTGGAGCCGGGTGACCTGCTGCTCCTCTACAGCGACGGGATCCTGGAACGGCCGCTCGCCGGGCCGGAGTCGGCCACCGAGCTGGCCCGGGTGGCGGCCGACGCGGCGGCCGGGCGGGCGCTGCGGGAGAGCGGGACGGCCGCTGTCGAACGGGTCTGCGGGCAGGCGATCGAGCTGCTGGTCCGGGCCGGTGGGCACGCCGACGACATCACGCTGCTGGCGGCGCAGCGGATCGAGCCCGTACCGGCGCTGGTCCTTGATCTTCCGCCCGATCCGGCCGAGCTCCGCGGCGCCCGCGCCCGCCTGCAGGCCTGGCTGCTCGAGCTCGGCGCCGCCGAACAGGACATCTTCGTGCTGCAGCACGCGCTCGGCGAGCTGGCCACCAACGCCATCGAGCACGCTCAAGGTCAACACCCGATTGAGGTACGGGCGGTGCTCACGCCCACCGGCCGGGTCGAGGCGACCGTCACCGACCACGGCGGATGGCGCACGCCCGAGCGGCAGCCGATCCGCGGCCGCGGGCTGGCGCTCACCACCCAGCTGGTGGAGAGCCTGCGCGTGGAGCCGGGGGCGCACGGCACGGTGGCCACCGTCCGGCATCCGCTGAGCCGTCCGGCACGCCTGCTGACCAGCTTCGACGACGCGCCCGTGCGATCCACGGAGGTGCCCGACATGCTGGTCGCCGAGCTGCCCGGCGACAACGAGGCCCAGGTGCGCGTCGACGGGCCGATCGACCTGACCTCGGCCCCGCGGATGCAGGTGGAGCTGCTGCGCCGCAGCCGGGGCGGGACCGTGCCGATGACCGTCGACCTGACCGGGGTGACCCATCTGGCCAGCGCGGGGGTGTCGGCGCTCTACCAGATCGCCGAGCACCACCACGACCAGAAGGCCACGCTGACGCTGATCGCGTCCCCGGACAGCCCCGCGCGGCAGATCCTCGACCTGGTCGGGCTGCCGGTCACTCCTTAG